The following proteins come from a genomic window of Bacteroidales bacterium:
- a CDS encoding TolC family protein, producing the protein MKTLRSILPVIFLLTAALFKGYPQEPWSLEKCVRYALENNIQIKQQQLNSEYAGNNLLQSKMSLLPTINASAAQSKSFGRALDQTTYTFTQNQTITSLSSSVNANLVVFNGLQKINLIRQSRFDLMASLQQLEKLKNDLALNVAAAYLQILFNMELLNSAQQQAEVTRQQVERTAKLVDAGSLPMGNLLEIQAQHATEEVQIVNYQNQLDISYLTLAQLLELKDTEGFRIEIPDFSDFQFKEVLDPVADIYQDALRNLPQIKIAEYQLKSSEAGLSVARGGRSPRLFIAASYGTGYSDIRQRIIGTTPQTIPIGATQGGELVYSQIEQPIYDTYPLKMQLKDNASTTLTFGLSVPLFNGWSVNTQVSNARLNVQNARYNLDLSKNLLYKDIQQAHADALAAVKRYLASEKSLEAQKESFKYVQQKYEVGLVTTVDFNTAKTSLARAESELLQAKYDYLFRINILNFYRGNPLTVK; encoded by the coding sequence ATGAAGACGTTAAGATCCATATTGCCCGTCATTTTTTTGCTGACTGCTGCTCTTTTTAAGGGATACCCGCAGGAACCATGGTCATTGGAAAAGTGTGTACGGTATGCCCTTGAAAACAATATTCAGATTAAGCAGCAGCAGCTAAATTCGGAATATGCAGGAAACAACCTTTTGCAGTCAAAAATGTCGCTGCTGCCCACTATAAATGCTTCAGCAGCACAGAGCAAATCCTTTGGCCGGGCCCTTGACCAGACGACTTACACGTTTACCCAGAACCAGACGATTACCAGTCTTAGTTCCAGTGTGAATGCCAACCTGGTTGTTTTTAACGGACTTCAGAAAATTAATCTGATCAGGCAAAGCCGGTTTGACCTGATGGCCAGTTTGCAGCAACTGGAAAAACTGAAAAATGATCTCGCGCTGAACGTGGCTGCAGCCTATCTGCAGATTCTTTTCAATATGGAACTTTTGAATTCTGCCCAACAGCAGGCCGAAGTGACACGTCAACAGGTTGAACGCACAGCAAAACTGGTGGATGCAGGAAGCCTGCCAATGGGAAATCTGCTGGAAATACAGGCTCAGCATGCTACTGAAGAAGTCCAGATTGTGAATTACCAGAATCAGCTCGATATTTCTTATCTTACCCTTGCCCAGCTTCTTGAATTGAAAGATACTGAAGGATTCCGAATTGAAATTCCTGATTTTTCCGACTTTCAATTTAAAGAAGTGCTCGATCCGGTGGCTGACATATATCAGGACGCTCTGCGAAACCTTCCCCAGATAAAAATTGCCGAATACCAGCTGAAAAGTTCGGAAGCCGGGCTCAGTGTGGCACGCGGCGGCCGTTCGCCCCGGCTTTTCATTGCCGCCTCCTACGGAACAGGTTATTCTGATATCCGGCAGCGCATCATCGGTACAACTCCTCAGACTATCCCGATTGGAGCTACGCAGGGAGGGGAACTGGTTTACAGCCAGATAGAGCAACCAATTTACGACACGTACCCCCTGAAAATGCAGCTGAAAGACAATGCAAGCACCACCCTGACCTTTGGCCTTTCTGTACCTCTGTTTAATGGCTGGTCGGTAAATACCCAGGTTAGTAATGCCCGCCTGAATGTGCAGAACGCCCGATACAACCTTGACCTTAGCAAAAACCTTCTTTACAAGGACATTCAGCAGGCGCATGCCGATGCACTTGCTGCCGTGAAAAGGTATCTCGCCAGTGAAAAATCACTAGAAGCTCAAAAAGAATCGTTTAAATATGTACAGCAGAAGTATGAGGTAGGTCTGGTAACCACCGTGGATTTCAACACGGCCAAAACCTCACTGGCCCGCGCTGAGTCGGAACTTCTCCAGGCCAAATATGACTACCTTTTCCGCATCAACATTCTGAACTTTTATCGTGGTAATCCTCTTACTGTAAAATAA
- the ggt gene encoding gamma-glutamyltransferase, whose product MKKYFFLILAILSLDMEGQDRITGKVFATRSEIIATHGMAATSHPLATQVALDILKAGGSAVDAAIAANAMLGLVEPVSCGIGGDLFAIIWDAGTRKLYGLNASGRSPMGLTLDYFRKNGYTKIPSYGPLPVSVPGCVDGWFEMHARFGRLPMMKNLAPAIRYAREGFPVSELVAYYLAGNARILKQYPGFADVYMPGGKTPGKGEIFKNPRLAATLEQIAKEGRDAFYKGEIARKIDAYMKQNGGFLSYKDLARHRSEWVEPVSVNYRGYEVWELPPNGQGIAVLQMLNILENFDLKSMGFGSADYIHVFTEAKKLAFEDRARYYADPQFSRVPVRELLSKEYAAKRAALIDINRAGLAYEAGGPFEGNTIYLTVADSAGNMVSLIQSNYRGMGSGMTPGDLGFVLQDRGELFSLEEGHPNCYAPGKRPFHTIIPGFVTREGKPWLSFGVMGGDMQPQGHVQVLVNLIDFGMNLQEAGDAPRVQHLGSSDPTGGKMTDGGWLCLESGFGYETIRSLMQKGHRIRWDLGGYGGYQAILYDPVNRVYFGASESRKDGQAAGY is encoded by the coding sequence ATGAAAAAGTATTTCTTCCTAATTCTGGCAATCCTGAGTCTGGATATGGAAGGCCAGGATCGTATCACAGGAAAGGTATTTGCAACTCGTTCCGAGATTATCGCCACCCATGGAATGGCAGCCACCAGCCATCCTCTGGCTACGCAGGTTGCGCTTGATATTTTGAAGGCAGGTGGATCAGCAGTGGATGCAGCCATTGCCGCCAATGCCATGCTCGGACTGGTTGAACCCGTCAGCTGCGGAATCGGAGGGGATCTTTTTGCCATTATCTGGGATGCCGGAACCCGAAAATTATACGGATTAAATGCCAGTGGCCGGTCTCCAATGGGATTAACCCTGGATTATTTCCGAAAAAACGGATATACAAAAATACCGTCGTATGGTCCACTACCGGTTTCGGTTCCCGGTTGTGTGGACGGATGGTTTGAAATGCATGCCCGTTTTGGTCGTTTGCCGATGATGAAGAATCTTGCTCCGGCAATTCGTTATGCCCGCGAGGGATTTCCTGTATCAGAGCTGGTTGCGTATTACCTGGCGGGGAATGCCCGGATCCTGAAACAATATCCTGGTTTTGCGGATGTTTATATGCCGGGAGGAAAAACGCCCGGCAAGGGAGAAATATTCAAAAATCCACGGCTTGCTGCTACCCTGGAACAAATTGCCAAAGAAGGAAGGGATGCTTTTTATAAGGGAGAAATAGCGCGGAAGATTGATGCCTATATGAAGCAAAACGGGGGTTTTCTGTCCTACAAGGATCTGGCCAGGCACCGTTCGGAGTGGGTTGAACCGGTTTCGGTCAATTACAGGGGGTATGAGGTATGGGAACTTCCTCCCAACGGACAGGGGATTGCTGTTCTTCAGATGCTGAATATTCTGGAAAACTTCGACCTCAAAAGCATGGGGTTCGGAAGTGCTGATTACATTCATGTATTTACGGAGGCAAAGAAACTGGCTTTTGAAGACAGGGCCCGGTATTATGCTGACCCGCAATTTTCCAGGGTTCCCGTACGGGAATTGCTTTCGAAAGAATATGCCGCAAAACGGGCAGCCCTGATTGATATAAACAGGGCAGGGCTGGCTTATGAGGCAGGGGGCCCTTTTGAAGGGAATACAATCTACCTTACGGTAGCTGATTCGGCAGGAAACATGGTTTCTCTTATCCAGAGCAATTACCGCGGCATGGGATCAGGCATGACCCCGGGAGACCTTGGCTTTGTGCTCCAGGACCGGGGAGAACTATTTTCACTGGAGGAAGGCCATCCGAATTGCTATGCACCAGGGAAACGACCGTTTCATACCATTATTCCGGGATTTGTAACCCGCGAAGGGAAACCCTGGCTGAGTTTTGGGGTAATGGGAGGAGATATGCAGCCACAGGGGCATGTGCAGGTACTGGTTAATCTGATCGACTTCGGGATGAACCTCCAGGAAGCAGGTGATGCTCCCAGGGTACAACACCTGGGTTCCTCGGATCCGACAGGAGGAAAAATGACCGATGGAGGATGGCTATGCCTGGAAAGCGGATTCGGTTATGAGACCATCCGGAGCCTGATGCAGAAAGGACACAGAATCCGCTGGGACCTGGGAGGTTATGGCGGGTATCAGGCCATTCTGTATGATCCTGTCAACCGAGTGTATTTCGGAGCCAGTGAATCCAGAAAAGACGGCCAGGCGGCAGGTTATTAA
- a CDS encoding metallophosphoesterase has protein sequence MKYLAFSLFFLTFFSIWFGANYYVYHRGMQALPSVPWIRILFTILMIFLSTSYILVRFIEKIIPDSPVLHLFVWPGSFWFAGLMYSFLLVLLIDLFRLTNHFIPFFPSFLTNNPTEVRKIAFLTVTVITSVILLAGYVNARSPVVRHLSISISKTIPKNPFHVALITDMHFGILVGKKQLEKLAAVLKNEKPDLIIFGGDLMDEIQQPVLRNDLGSPLRTLSAPYGTFAVTGNHEYIGGVEKAVQYIESLGIKVLRDSVTNIGGFLWLVGREDRDIRRFNGKKRVPLSDILTGIDRSKPVLLVDHQPLGLNETVEAGVDLQLSGHTHHGQLWPFSLIVKKMYEVSHGYLRKGNTQFYVSNGYGTWGPPVRIGNRPEIAIITLESGEK, from the coding sequence ATGAAGTATCTTGCCTTTTCATTGTTTTTTCTCACATTCTTCAGTATCTGGTTCGGAGCGAACTACTATGTATACCACCGGGGAATGCAGGCTTTACCTTCTGTTCCATGGATCCGCATTTTATTTACGATCCTGATGATCTTTCTTTCCACTTCCTACATCCTCGTCCGCTTCATAGAAAAAATCATCCCCGACAGCCCCGTACTCCATTTGTTTGTCTGGCCCGGCTCATTCTGGTTTGCCGGATTAATGTATTCTTTTCTGCTGGTTCTGCTGATAGATCTGTTCCGGCTGACCAATCATTTCATTCCGTTTTTTCCATCCTTTCTTACCAATAATCCGACTGAAGTGCGAAAAATTGCCTTTCTTACCGTAACAGTTATTACTTCGGTCATACTCCTGGCCGGTTATGTGAATGCCCGTTCTCCAGTTGTCCGCCATTTAAGTATTTCCATTAGTAAAACCATTCCAAAAAATCCATTTCATGTCGCTCTGATCACGGATATGCACTTTGGAATTCTTGTGGGGAAAAAGCAATTGGAAAAACTTGCAGCTGTGCTTAAGAATGAGAAACCCGATCTCATCATTTTCGGAGGCGATCTGATGGATGAAATTCAGCAACCTGTGCTGAGAAACGACCTTGGTTCTCCCCTTCGCACTCTGTCGGCTCCTTACGGAACATTCGCAGTTACTGGAAACCACGAATACATTGGCGGAGTTGAAAAAGCAGTTCAGTACATTGAAAGCCTCGGGATTAAAGTATTGCGCGATTCAGTAACCAATATCGGAGGCTTTTTGTGGCTGGTCGGGAGGGAAGACCGTGATATCAGACGATTTAACGGGAAAAAACGGGTGCCGCTGAGTGATATTCTGACCGGCATTGATCGGTCAAAGCCTGTTCTGCTGGTTGATCATCAGCCGCTCGGGCTGAATGAGACTGTTGAAGCTGGTGTCGACCTTCAGCTCTCAGGCCACACTCACCATGGACAATTATGGCCTTTCTCCCTTATTGTGAAAAAGATGTATGAAGTCAGTCACGGTTACCTCCGAAAAGGGAATACCCAGTTTTATGTGAGCAATGGTTACGGAACCTGGGGGCCTCCCGTACGAATCGGAAACCGTCCGGAAATTGCTATTATTACGCTGGAATCCGGGGAAAAATAA
- a CDS encoding S41 family peptidase has translation MKRTIRRIVILVSITALIGTSSSFYLSRDRDLEIIKSLDIFYTLIRELNMFYVDTIQPEKLIEKGINAMLASLDPYTEFIPESALENFRFQTTGEYGGIGALIRQNGEFTVIAEPYEGFPAFKNGIRAGDVLLEVDGKSVKNKEVSQISDMLKGTPGTTVHLLIRRGKDGKEVKKKLVREKINIPNVPYYGMLDAKTGYINLSSFTTYAGKEVRNAVTDLKEKGAEAIVLDLRGNPGGLLFEAVNVVNVFIPKGQEVVRTRGKLKQFDAVYTTNQEPVDTLIPLVVLTSRGSASASEIVAGTIQDLDRGVIVGQRTFGKGLVQTTRPLSYNTQLKVTTAKYYIPSGRCIQAVDYSHRNEDGSVGYIPDSLIHSFRTRHGRTVYDGGGIQPDVPVNPETFSRITVSLVTKNLVFDFATVYNSTHDTIPAPEKFSVSDADYQQFTRFLQGKDFDYQTESETKFQELEKAAKRDKYYDLAREEFEKLQQKISHDKNKDLQTFRNEISKFLAEEIVSRYYYQKGRIRASLPNDPVVQKAREVLKDKRLYQSVLDGSYGAPEKATSHEPSEELPDDL, from the coding sequence ATGAAACGCACCATACGGCGTATAGTGATCCTGGTATCCATCACCGCGCTGATAGGGACTTCTTCTTCCTTTTACCTGAGTCGTGACAGGGACCTGGAGATTATTAAAAGCCTCGATATCTTCTACACCCTCATCAGGGAATTAAACATGTTTTACGTCGATACCATTCAGCCCGAGAAACTGATTGAAAAAGGGATCAATGCCATGCTTGCATCGCTTGACCCTTATACGGAATTCATTCCTGAATCAGCACTGGAAAATTTCCGGTTTCAGACTACAGGTGAATACGGAGGTATCGGGGCATTGATAAGGCAAAATGGCGAATTTACGGTCATTGCCGAACCCTATGAAGGTTTCCCGGCTTTTAAAAACGGGATCCGGGCCGGAGATGTTCTTCTGGAGGTAGACGGAAAATCGGTTAAAAACAAAGAAGTTTCCCAGATAAGCGACATGCTGAAAGGTACCCCGGGAACAACCGTCCATCTCTTGATCCGCCGGGGAAAAGATGGAAAAGAAGTGAAAAAGAAACTTGTACGCGAAAAAATCAATATACCCAATGTTCCTTACTATGGCATGCTTGATGCCAAAACTGGATATATAAATCTTTCCAGTTTTACAACCTATGCCGGAAAAGAAGTCCGGAATGCCGTAACCGATCTCAAAGAGAAGGGTGCTGAAGCAATTGTTCTCGACCTGCGGGGAAATCCGGGTGGTCTTCTTTTCGAAGCCGTCAATGTGGTAAACGTCTTCATCCCCAAAGGACAGGAAGTGGTACGAACCAGAGGCAAACTTAAGCAGTTCGATGCGGTATATACCACAAATCAGGAACCGGTTGATACACTTATACCCCTGGTTGTTCTTACCAGCCGGGGCTCAGCTTCTGCGTCCGAAATAGTAGCCGGCACCATTCAGGATCTCGACCGTGGCGTGATCGTCGGCCAGCGCACCTTCGGCAAAGGGCTCGTACAGACAACCCGGCCTCTGAGCTATAATACCCAGCTTAAAGTTACTACCGCCAAATACTATATCCCCAGTGGACGTTGCATCCAGGCTGTCGATTATTCGCACAGAAACGAAGACGGAAGTGTAGGATATATCCCTGATTCTCTGATTCACTCTTTCAGAACCCGACATGGCCGTACAGTATATGACGGTGGCGGAATTCAGCCGGATGTTCCCGTAAACCCTGAAACTTTTAGCCGCATCACTGTGAGCCTCGTTACCAAAAATCTTGTTTTTGATTTTGCCACTGTTTACAACAGCACACACGATACCATACCTGCCCCTGAAAAATTCTCAGTATCCGATGCAGACTATCAGCAATTTACCCGTTTTTTACAGGGCAAAGACTTCGATTACCAGACCGAGAGCGAGACGAAATTTCAGGAACTTGAAAAAGCTGCAAAACGTGATAAATATTACGACCTGGCCCGGGAAGAATTTGAGAAGCTGCAACAGAAAATTTCCCATGACAAGAACAAGGATCTTCAGACTTTTCGCAACGAAATCAGCAAATTTTTGGCAGAAGAAATAGTCAGCCGGTATTATTACCAGAAAGGACGTATTCGTGCTTCTCTTCCCAATGATCCCGTGGTACAGAAAGCAAGGGAAGTTCTGAAAGACAAACGTCTTTACCAGTCTGTGCTTGACGGATCCTATGGTGCGCCTGAAAAAGCTACTTCCCACGAACCGTCTGAAGAACTCCCGGACGATTTGTAA
- a CDS encoding tail fiber domain-containing protein has protein sequence MRKILSIAACIVISGTLYGQIKVATNGNVGINNTSPAYNLDVTGTVQFLYNANYIRFTGNQLIPSPGSVLLGYSSNMWAQIWATQAFFTYQPTIISDITVKSNIQDITGMSMRLKALRPVKYELISSVGNTDTTSYREQQYGFIAQEIMNTFPEIVVPMGDKKYGIRYGELIPVLVQAMKEQQAEIENLKSELEALKMKIK, from the coding sequence ATGAGGAAAATTTTATCAATTGCAGCATGTATTGTAATATCCGGCACACTTTATGGCCAGATCAAAGTAGCAACAAACGGGAATGTTGGGATTAACAATACTTCTCCGGCATACAATCTGGATGTAACAGGAACGGTTCAGTTTCTTTACAATGCCAATTACATCAGATTCACGGGAAATCAGCTTATTCCGTCCCCAGGTTCTGTTCTTTTGGGTTACAGTAGTAATATGTGGGCCCAGATATGGGCAACGCAGGCTTTTTTTACTTATCAGCCAACGATCATTTCAGATATAACAGTAAAAAGCAATATTCAGGACATTACAGGCATGAGTATGAGACTTAAGGCATTGCGTCCGGTAAAGTATGAGTTAATTTCTTCGGTGGGGAATACGGATACTACCAGTTACAGGGAGCAACAGTATGGTTTCATAGCACAGGAAATAATGAATACCTTTCCAGAAATAGTTGTACCGATGGGCGATAAGAAATACGGGATACGGTACGGGGAACTGATACCGGTACTTGTGCAGGCAATGAAAGAACAACAGGCCGAAATAGAGAATCTTAAATCGGAGTTGGAAGCATTGAAGATGAAAATAAAGTAA
- a CDS encoding M48 family metallopeptidase, which produces MEQSVQKTFGTLQFRLIRSPRYRCMTISVKPVEGVVVTCPASVSDQEVYKVLQEKSQWIQRQSVRIANWKSHFTRFEEGREYRTRAHRLITETHNKPTIRITVAKGIIKVIYPEFARISDPKIQAAIRKGVEEAWRIEAKSWLPVRTKQLAMKFGFRYGKVTVRDSRTRWGSCSWDNNISLSLHLMMLPDHLIDYVILHELVHTVHKNHGKGFWQMLDTITGGVRKLEKEIDSYQIGIY; this is translated from the coding sequence ATGGAGCAGTCGGTTCAGAAAACATTCGGCACACTGCAGTTCCGGTTAATACGATCGCCCCGTTACCGGTGCATGACGATATCAGTTAAGCCGGTGGAGGGTGTTGTGGTCACCTGTCCGGCCTCGGTGAGCGATCAGGAAGTATATAAAGTTCTGCAGGAAAAAAGCCAATGGATCCAGCGGCAGTCGGTTCGTATTGCCAATTGGAAAAGTCATTTTACCCGGTTTGAAGAAGGGAGGGAATACCGCACACGGGCACACCGGCTTATAACGGAAACACATAACAAACCAACGATCCGTATAACGGTTGCAAAGGGTATCATTAAAGTGATTTATCCTGAATTTGCCCGGATCAGTGACCCGAAAATTCAGGCGGCCATTAGAAAAGGGGTTGAAGAAGCCTGGCGCATTGAAGCGAAATCGTGGCTGCCGGTGCGAACGAAGCAACTGGCAATGAAATTTGGTTTCAGGTATGGAAAAGTTACGGTACGCGATAGCAGAACCCGCTGGGGAAGCTGTTCCTGGGACAACAACATCAGCCTAAGCCTTCATCTCATGATGCTGCCCGATCATTTAATTGATTATGTTATTCTTCATGAGCTGGTGCATACTGTGCATAAAAACCACGGCAAAGGATTCTGGCAGATGCTGGATACCATCACCGGCGGAGTAAGGAAGCTGGAAAAGGAAATCGATTCATATCAGATAGGTATTTATTAA
- a CDS encoding osmotically inducible protein OsmC — MTYEVILEGGKKVSMILHNHKVVTDQPAKAGGEDSAPAPFDLFLASIGTCAGYYVKAFCDQRGIPSEGIRILQHVNYNLDQRRVDRIDIEIKLPPEFPDKYREAIVQAAASCAVKKHLAVPPEIEVFTS, encoded by the coding sequence ATGACGTACGAAGTAATACTGGAAGGCGGCAAGAAAGTCAGTATGATTCTGCACAACCACAAGGTTGTAACTGATCAGCCCGCAAAAGCAGGAGGGGAAGATTCAGCGCCGGCCCCGTTCGATTTGTTTCTTGCATCCATTGGTACCTGTGCCGGCTACTATGTTAAGGCTTTCTGCGACCAGCGAGGAATACCTTCAGAAGGTATCCGTATTCTGCAGCACGTCAACTACAATCTCGACCAGAGGCGGGTCGACCGGATTGATATTGAAATTAAACTTCCGCCGGAATTTCCTGATAAATACAGAGAAGCCATTGTGCAAGCTGCTGCTTCCTGTGCAGTGAAAAAGCATCTCGCTGTTCCTCCTGAAATTGAAGTGTTTACTTCATAA